A window from Heteronotia binoei isolate CCM8104 ecotype False Entrance Well chromosome 15, APGP_CSIRO_Hbin_v1, whole genome shotgun sequence encodes these proteins:
- the LOC132584089 gene encoding olfactory receptor 4N5-like yields the protein MEHKNFTVVNEFVLRALAWNWELQLFMSALLLILYVIILPGNILIIVTIRTDVHLESPMFFFLANLAIMDICYSAVTPPNMMANLFNEQKTISYQGCMAQMFFIHFLGGAEFFLLIAMAIDRYVAICHPLHYATMVTRAVCWVLVLCAWCGGFIHSMIQIALILQLPFCGPNELDNFFCDVTQIIRLACINTYSLEYAMFINSGLVTTACFILLLISYGALLIKVKMGSSQGKSKAASTCVTHIIIVFIMFCPAIYIYCHPFWDFPFDKLVGFFHTVVFPLMNPMIYTLRNKEVKVAMFRMLRKYKLRRNK from the coding sequence ATGGAACACAAGAATTTCACTGTGGTAAACGAGTTCGTTCTCCGGGCATTAGCATGGAACTGGGAACTGCAGCTGTTCATGTCTGCTCTCCTCCTAATATTATATGTCATCATCTTACCTGGGAATATCCTCATCATTGTAACAATTAGGACTGATGTCCACTTAGAGTCCCCCATGTTTTTCTTCTTGGCCAATTTGGCCATCATGGATATTTGCTACAGCGCTGTTACCCCTCCAAACATGATGGCCAACCTCTTCAATGAACAAAAAACTATCTCCTATCAAGGCTGCATGGCTCAGATGTTTTTCATCCATTTCCTGGGCGGGGCTGAGTTTTTCCTACTCATAGCTATGGCTATTGACCGGTATGTGGCCATCTGCCACCCTTTACACTATGCAACCATGGTGACCAGAGCCGTCTGCTGGGTGTTGGTATTATGTGCATGGTGTGGAGGCTTCATACACTCTATGATCCAGATTGCTCTCATCCTCCAACTTCCGTTCTGTGGTCCAAATGAATTGGATAACTTCTTCTGTGATGTTACCCAGATTATCAGGTTAGCCTGTATCAACACCTACTCCTTGGAGTATGCCATGTTTATTAACAGTGGCCTGGTCACCACCGCGTGCTTCATTCTCCTCCTCATCTCCTATGGTGCCCTGCTTATCAAGGTGAAGATGGGCTCCAGCCAAGGGAAGAGCAAAGCTGCCTCCACTTGCGTCACCCACATTATCATCGTCTTCATCATGTTCTGTCCTGCCATTTACATTTACTGTCATCCTTTCTGGGACTTCCCCTTTGACAAGTTGGTGGGATTCTTCCACACTGTGGTCTTTCCCTTGATGAATCCCATGATCTACACCTTGAGGAACAAGGAGGTCAAAGTTGCTATGTTCAGAATGCTCAGGAAATATAAACTTAGGAGGAACAAGTGA